A genomic window from Oscillospiraceae bacterium includes:
- a CDS encoding polyprenyl synthetase family protein produces the protein MKTRFDNFLKKTSAAVNEYYSSLEFKYIAPPELKRGVGMYFERGGKRLRPGILSLCAGATGGADAVLRALPAACAVELYHNWTLIHDDLIDGDNVRRGGPSVHKATSDEMPELISGVISREDADKYGAANAILSGDALHAAAISVISSMKGVSDTIKLKLVTLMEDRLTGSLLEGEALDTRFGIVTKNLDSMLTITEDKIIDIMRKKTGELFGYAAVCGAIIGLDLSDDSSEIPEALRGFAEDCGVAFQLADDVLGIISDEETLGKPIGGDIREGKNTLVLRYGYNNASEDNKQILRSVVGNRNAGSDDIKKAVSILINSGGIEYAKKRGSEYIASARKKLTVVQDSEYKELLNDWADMMIFRIR, from the coding sequence ATGAAGACTAGATTTGATAATTTTCTGAAAAAAACAAGCGCGGCGGTAAATGAATACTATTCGTCATTGGAATTCAAGTATATCGCTCCTCCCGAGCTTAAGCGAGGCGTCGGAATGTATTTTGAGCGCGGCGGAAAAAGGCTGCGCCCAGGTATTCTTTCCCTTTGCGCCGGAGCGACAGGCGGCGCCGATGCCGTTTTGCGCGCTCTTCCCGCTGCTTGTGCCGTTGAGCTTTATCATAATTGGACGCTTATACATGACGATCTCATAGACGGCGACAATGTTCGCCGAGGAGGACCCAGCGTGCATAAAGCGACATCTGACGAGATGCCGGAGCTTATTTCAGGCGTAATTTCACGAGAAGATGCAGATAAATACGGTGCCGCAAACGCAATACTTTCCGGAGACGCGCTTCACGCGGCGGCCATATCGGTCATTAGCTCAATGAAGGGCGTTTCTGATACGATTAAGTTAAAGCTTGTCACTCTGATGGAAGACAGGCTTACGGGCTCCTTGCTGGAAGGCGAGGCGCTTGACACGCGTTTTGGAATCGTGACAAAAAATCTTGACTCAATGCTCACCATTACGGAAGATAAAATAATTGATATAATGCGTAAAAAGACCGGCGAGCTCTTCGGATATGCCGCTGTATGCGGAGCGATTATCGGATTGGATTTGTCAGATGATTCATCGGAGATCCCTGAAGCTCTAAGAGGCTTTGCTGAGGATTGCGGAGTCGCTTTTCAGCTTGCGGATGATGTGCTTGGCATAATCTCCGATGAAGAAACACTCGGGAAACCCATAGGCGGAGATATCCGGGAAGGGAAGAATACTCTTGTATTGAGATATGGTTATAATAACGCTTCAGAAGATAATAAGCAGATTTTAAGATCGGTTGTCGGAAACCGGAATGCCGGTTCTGACGATATAAAAAAAGCTGTGTCAATTCTTATAAATTCCGGCGGAATCGAATATGCGAAAAAACGCGGAAGCGAATATATCGCTTCCGCGCGTAAAAAGCTTACGGTTGTTCAGGATTCAGAATATAAGGAGCTTCTGAATGATTGGGCGGATATGATGATATTCCGAATCAGGTAA
- a CDS encoding D-alanyl-D-alanine carboxypeptidase family protein, producing MNKKTTSIVLIIFIIINFVNCVLPISVSAGAEYNGAYVPTDYEIYSRGAYMLNLNTDTVVYAKNADRRMYPASLTKIMTAIIVLEECGDPAEEKIIVPSDTSIFDEIYKVGGSNIALKAGEVLTVKDLLYSLMLPSACDSATLLAYYFGGGKISDFVEKMNAKAKELGAENTNFMNPHGLHDDNHYTSPADMSLFIKYALKFPLFNEIISTPEYTIPATDKTKERKIEYTISMLLNKNDEYYKYMKGIKSGFTAAAGRCLMSMAEKDGEKYILVLMGANLDQPAVSSEQANLTYADTKSLYEYAFSHFAYRQIITENEKLKTERVRNGNADSIDIFSENSVYALLPIDKEAELVYSMPETLLAPLAPGTIGNLYVYYNGKCFGETRLMNSMSVPAISSGIAQPGKSDNQSEPGKDTRIGADDLQKLFEDRPFLILLIILFAFIILFVSVLVLSRKASGKSKKARFR from the coding sequence ATGAATAAAAAAACGACCTCTATAGTTCTGATTATATTCATAATTATTAATTTTGTCAATTGCGTATTGCCTATTTCCGTTTCTGCCGGAGCGGAATATAACGGTGCGTATGTGCCTACGGATTATGAAATATATTCACGCGGGGCATATATGTTGAATCTGAACACGGATACTGTTGTATACGCAAAAAATGCCGACAGAAGAATGTATCCTGCGTCACTTACAAAAATCATGACTGCGATTATTGTGCTTGAAGAATGCGGAGACCCGGCGGAAGAAAAGATAATTGTTCCGTCTGATACAAGTATATTTGACGAAATCTATAAGGTTGGAGGATCAAATATAGCATTGAAGGCAGGCGAAGTTCTGACTGTAAAGGATCTGCTTTATTCGTTGATGCTACCGAGCGCATGCGATTCGGCCACATTACTGGCCTATTATTTCGGAGGCGGAAAAATATCGGATTTTGTTGAAAAAATGAATGCAAAAGCGAAAGAACTGGGAGCTGAAAATACTAATTTCATGAATCCTCATGGTTTGCATGACGACAATCATTATACATCTCCTGCAGATATGAGCCTTTTTATAAAATATGCTTTAAAATTTCCTCTTTTCAATGAAATTATTTCTACTCCGGAATATACCATTCCCGCTACCGATAAGACAAAAGAAAGAAAAATTGAATATACAATTTCGATGCTGCTTAATAAAAACGATGAATATTATAAATATATGAAGGGAATAAAAAGCGGATTTACCGCCGCGGCAGGCAGATGCCTTATGTCTATGGCAGAAAAAGATGGGGAAAAATATATATTGGTATTGATGGGTGCGAATCTTGACCAGCCTGCCGTTTCAAGCGAACAGGCAAATCTTACATATGCCGATACAAAAAGCCTTTACGAATATGCGTTTTCACATTTTGCGTACCGCCAAATAATTACAGAAAACGAAAAGCTGAAAACGGAACGTGTAAGAAACGGAAACGCGGACAGCATAGATATTTTTTCAGAGAATTCTGTATACGCATTACTCCCGATTGATAAGGAAGCGGAGCTTGTATATTCTATGCCTGAAACGCTGCTTGCTCCCCTTGCTCCCGGAACCATCGGAAATTTATATGTATATTATAACGGGAAGTGCTTTGGTGAAACACGTTTAATGAATTCTATGTCTGTTCCGGCAATATCCTCCGGAATAGCGCAGCCCGGGAAATCCGATAATCAGTCCGAACCGGGTAAGGATACGCGTATTGGCGCCGATGATCTTCAAAAGCTCTTTGAAGATCGACCTTTTCTGATACTCCTTATTATTTTGTTTGCCTTTATAATACTGTTTGTTTCTGTGCTGGTTCTTTCTCGCAAGGCATCAGGAAAATCAAAAAAAGCGAGATTCCGGTAA
- a CDS encoding GDSL-type esterase/lipase family protein gives MEYSKKTLYEIFHGIHELVFTDTGIWPARMTLRQREYFTSKNESFAMRAYCDSGIYMDFYTDAERISFDYTFGLAYRKQVAFDIYENDVLVYSYMCRGESSGRIEYIPNSKSPRITVYFPCIAQIFVSNLSLGCVCSVKRTGKKLMFLGDSIAQGVDCGSHPSMNLPNLYSRFEDCEYINLAVGSAMFCPDFIDQTLNFVPDVIFVAYGANDTALTVSDNFVRQNTDRFFSVLRDTYSGIPIIAISPIWYYREAPLCVNPFKKEDTDRWALVYSVIESCCEKYGIKYICGRTLMPHLQDFYRTDDPHPTEIGFSLYASELYRVTKNFIFT, from the coding sequence ATGGAGTATTCTAAAAAAACGCTATATGAAATATTTCATGGCATTCACGAGCTTGTCTTTACTGATACCGGAATTTGGCCAGCGCGAATGACATTGCGTCAGCGTGAATATTTCACTTCAAAAAACGAAAGCTTCGCAATGCGCGCATACTGTGATTCAGGAATATATATGGATTTCTATACCGATGCCGAAAGAATATCCTTTGATTATACGTTCGGACTTGCGTACCGAAAGCAGGTCGCGTTTGATATATATGAAAATGACGTTCTTGTTTATTCATATATGTGCCGCGGTGAATCAAGCGGTCGGATAGAATATATTCCGAATTCAAAAAGCCCGAGAATAACAGTTTATTTTCCTTGCATAGCTCAGATCTTTGTTTCAAATCTTTCGCTTGGCTGTGTGTGTTCCGTTAAAAGAACAGGCAAAAAGCTGATGTTTTTAGGAGATTCCATCGCGCAGGGCGTCGATTGCGGGAGTCATCCTTCAATGAATCTGCCAAATTTATATTCACGCTTTGAAGACTGTGAATATATAAATCTCGCTGTCGGAAGTGCGATGTTCTGTCCGGATTTTATCGATCAAACATTGAATTTTGTCCCGGATGTGATTTTTGTCGCATACGGCGCAAACGACACCGCTCTTACCGTTTCCGATAATTTTGTCAGACAAAACACAGACAGGTTTTTTTCTGTTTTACGTGATACATATTCAGGAATACCCATCATCGCAATAAGCCCTATCTGGTATTACCGTGAAGCTCCGTTATGCGTGAATCCCTTTAAAAAGGAGGACACCGACAGGTGGGCATTGGTATATTCAGTTATTGAAAGCTGTTGTGAAAAATATGGTATAAAATATATATGCGGCAGAACACTTATGCCTCATTTGCAGGATTTTTACCGCACAGATGATCCTCATCCAACCGAAATCGGATTTTCATTATATGCTTCCGAGCTATACCGTGTCACAAAAAATTTTATTTTTACCTGA